In one Kitasatospora cineracea genomic region, the following are encoded:
- the bldG gene encoding anti-sigma factor antagonist BldG — MDLSLSTRTVGDRTVVEVGGEIDVYTAPKLREQLVELVNDGNYHLVVDMEGVDFLDSTGLGVLVGGLKRVRAHEGSLRLVCNQERILKIFRITGLTKVFPIHNSVDEAVAATD, encoded by the coding sequence GTGGACCTGTCCCTGTCGACCCGTACTGTCGGCGATCGCACGGTCGTCGAGGTTGGCGGCGAGATCGATGTGTACACCGCCCCCAAGTTGCGCGAGCAGCTTGTCGAGCTCGTCAACGACGGCAACTACCACTTGGTCGTGGACATGGAGGGCGTCGACTTCCTCGACTCCACCGGCCTCGGCGTGCTGGTCGGTGGCCTGAAGCGGGTGCGTGCGCACGAGGGTTCGCTGCGCCTGGTGTGCAACCAGGAGCGCATCCTGAAGATCTTCCGGATCACCGGTCTGACCAAGGTGTTCCCGATCCACAACTCGGTGGACGAGGCCGTCGCCGCGACCGACTGA
- a CDS encoding type II secretion system F family protein has protein sequence MDVLAVLGPTVGAGLVGEALAVAGRRVVRRRVVRCVPAVAGSVVRGGRRGRTAAAWRRGLGWLTGDRPLAVLLGVSAWGLVGGWAGPAVGVLAGGAAWRLLPRLRAPDERRRAAEQDRLVRQLPLTAELLTACLGSNGSPAAAAAAVADSVPTPMRERLSAVAAQLSLGAGPERCWEQLAAECPPLAPLARCLARTSLSGTPPAAALAGLAQSHRAAAARAAHARVRRAGVLATAPLGLCFLPAFVLIGVVPVVTGLTAAFSRRL, from the coding sequence GTGGACGTGCTGGCGGTGCTGGGGCCGACGGTGGGTGCGGGGCTGGTCGGGGAGGCGTTGGCGGTGGCGGGGCGGCGGGTGGTCCGGCGGCGGGTCGTGCGGTGCGTTCCGGCGGTGGCGGGCTCCGTGGTGCGGGGCGGGCGGCGTGGCCGGACGGCGGCGGCCTGGCGGCGCGGGCTCGGGTGGCTGACGGGTGATCGGCCGCTGGCGGTGCTGCTGGGCGTGTCGGCCTGGGGACTGGTCGGCGGCTGGGCGGGGCCGGCGGTCGGTGTGCTGGCGGGCGGGGCGGCCTGGCGGCTGCTGCCCAGGCTGCGGGCGCCGGACGAGCGGCGGCGGGCGGCGGAGCAGGACCGGTTGGTCCGTCAGCTCCCTTTGACCGCAGAACTGTTGACGGCCTGTCTCGGGTCGAACGGCTCCCCGGCCGCGGCGGCCGCCGCCGTCGCGGACAGCGTGCCGACGCCGATGCGGGAGCGCCTGTCCGCAGTTGCCGCCCAGCTCTCCCTCGGCGCCGGGCCGGAACGCTGCTGGGAGCAACTGGCCGCCGAATGCCCGCCGTTGGCGCCACTCGCCCGCTGTCTGGCCCGTACCAGCCTCAGCGGCACCCCGCCGGCCGCCGCGCTGGCCGGGCTGGCCCAGTCCCACCGCGCGGCCGCCGCCCGGGCGGCGCACGCGAGGGTCCGGCGGGCGGGCGTGCTGGCGACCGCACCGCTCGGGCTCTGCTTCCTGCCCGCGTTCGTGCTGATCGGGGTGGTGCCTGTGGTCACGGGACTGACCGCCGCCTTCTCCCGGCGCCTGTGA
- a CDS encoding type II secretion system F family protein, producing MAATAVAAVSAALTGEPGLPGALPGLLGPGGAARTATLLGAAAGSAGGLLGAVWLGAVRRRARGGGRARRVLHGQRGDGGPGSRFGRARALWRRRRPRWLVPELLLLPLGAAVGHSTSSALPVAAAACGVVPLRRWRAGRATAREARRRATAVIDLSAGLATELRSGATPEQAMHAVLARAAPDWGRRLGAEPAARLAAGRYGADLPTALRLVAELPGGAGAAAMAACWQVSTESGSGLAAGLEQVADALRAEQALTEEIAGELAGPRTTMAVLAALPAVGLGLGAALGAHPVRILLHTPVGLLGLLAGAALETAGLLWTARIVRAAEDAPSRPRRAATGCGISRRRGDLRSAPLRPLTADQPGRTGQTGRAGRW from the coding sequence ATGGCGGCGACGGCCGTGGCGGCCGTGTCGGCTGCGCTGACGGGGGAGCCCGGGCTTCCCGGGGCCCTGCCGGGGCTGCTCGGGCCCGGCGGCGCGGCCCGGACGGCGACCCTGCTCGGGGCGGCCGCAGGATCGGCCGGCGGCCTGCTCGGGGCGGTCTGGCTGGGCGCGGTGCGCCGCCGTGCACGCGGTGGCGGCCGGGCGCGGCGGGTGCTGCACGGGCAGCGGGGCGACGGCGGGCCGGGGAGCCGGTTCGGGCGGGCCCGGGCGCTGTGGCGGCGCCGGAGACCGCGCTGGCTGGTGCCCGAACTGCTGCTGCTCCCGCTCGGGGCGGCGGTCGGGCACAGCACCTCCTCGGCGCTCCCGGTGGCCGCAGCGGCCTGCGGGGTGGTCCCGCTCCGGCGCTGGCGGGCGGGGCGGGCCACGGCCCGGGAAGCGCGGCGGCGGGCCACGGCGGTGATCGACCTGTCCGCCGGCCTGGCGACCGAACTGCGCAGCGGTGCCACCCCCGAGCAGGCCATGCACGCCGTCCTCGCCCGGGCCGCCCCCGACTGGGGGCGCCGCCTCGGCGCCGAACCCGCGGCCCGGCTGGCGGCGGGCCGCTACGGGGCCGACCTGCCCACGGCGCTCCGCCTGGTGGCCGAGCTGCCGGGCGGGGCGGGCGCGGCGGCCATGGCGGCCTGCTGGCAGGTCAGCACCGAGAGCGGCAGCGGGCTGGCGGCCGGGCTGGAACAGGTCGCGGACGCGCTGCGGGCCGAACAGGCACTCACCGAGGAGATCGCGGGCGAACTCGCGGGCCCGCGCACCACGATGGCGGTGCTCGCGGCCCTGCCCGCCGTCGGCCTCGGCCTGGGCGCGGCACTCGGGGCGCACCCCGTCCGCATCCTGCTGCACACGCCCGTGGGCCTGCTCGGCCTGCTGGCCGGGGCGGCCCTGGAGACGGCCGGGCTCCTCTGGACCGCCCGGATCGTCCGCGCCGCCGAGGACGCTCCGTCCCGCCCCCGCCGGGCCGCTACCGGCTGCGGGATCTCCCGGAGGCGGGGCGACCTTCGGTCGGCGCCCCTGCGGCCGCTGACGGCGGATCAGCCCGGTCGGACGGGTCAGACGGGGCGGGCGGGGCGGTGGTGA
- a CDS encoding DUF7059 domain-containing protein — MTNSPVLPALDADRSAEFREALLKASFTADGLLDLLGPTAYAALARSEAVPALRATRGGSPLETLVRLFLLQRAVPRAAAAAALPVDALLADGWLTADGDELRATVDVRPYADEVAGLPSADAWVVSDLGCAVGGAGGIGSGRTAAGVERRDLVLGVGGASTTLANLTVRRPVREVLDLGSGSGVQALHAARHAQRVTATDLNPRALHFTRLTAALSGFDQVETAEGSLYEPVGDRRFDLIVSNPPFVISPAGRFTYRDGGMAGDELCRSVVRGAAAHLAPGGYCQLLANWQHVRGEDWHDRLAGWVAGTGLDAWVVQREVQDVAQYAELWLRDGGDHRGEEYTARYEEWLDGFEAAGVEGIGFGWITLRASGAAEPVVRIEEWPHPVEQPLGPHIEEWFARQDFLRAHDDAGLLAARYLLADEVVQEQIGDPGSEDPEHVVLRHNRGMRRATKVDTVGAGFVGVCDGTLAAGEIVDAIAQLLGEDRAALRERVPESLRLLTEQGFVEPVR; from the coding sequence GTGACGAACAGCCCCGTACTTCCCGCACTTGACGCCGACCGGTCGGCGGAGTTCCGCGAGGCGCTGCTGAAGGCCTCCTTCACCGCCGACGGACTGCTGGACCTGCTCGGCCCGACCGCGTACGCGGCGCTGGCCCGCAGCGAGGCCGTTCCGGCGCTGCGGGCGACCCGGGGCGGGTCGCCGCTGGAGACGCTGGTGCGGCTGTTCCTGCTGCAACGGGCCGTGCCCCGGGCCGCGGCCGCCGCCGCGCTGCCGGTCGACGCCCTGCTGGCCGACGGCTGGCTGACCGCCGACGGCGACGAACTGCGCGCCACCGTGGACGTGCGGCCGTACGCCGACGAGGTCGCCGGGCTGCCCAGCGCCGACGCCTGGGTGGTGTCCGACCTGGGCTGCGCGGTCGGCGGCGCGGGCGGGATCGGCTCGGGCCGGACGGCCGCCGGGGTCGAGCGGCGCGACCTGGTGCTCGGGGTGGGCGGGGCGTCCACCACGCTGGCCAACCTGACGGTGCGCCGGCCGGTGCGCGAGGTGCTGGATCTGGGCTCCGGCTCCGGCGTGCAGGCCCTGCACGCGGCCCGGCACGCCCAGCGGGTCACCGCCACCGACCTCAACCCGCGGGCCCTGCACTTCACCCGGCTGACCGCCGCGCTCTCCGGCTTCGACCAGGTGGAGACGGCCGAGGGCAGCCTGTACGAGCCGGTCGGCGACCGGCGCTTCGACCTGATCGTCTCCAACCCGCCGTTCGTGATCTCCCCGGCCGGCCGGTTCACCTACCGGGACGGCGGGATGGCCGGCGACGAGCTGTGCCGCAGCGTGGTCCGCGGCGCGGCCGCCCACCTGGCGCCCGGCGGCTACTGCCAGCTGCTGGCGAACTGGCAGCACGTCAGGGGCGAGGACTGGCACGACCGGCTGGCCGGCTGGGTGGCCGGCACCGGCCTGGACGCGTGGGTGGTGCAGCGCGAGGTGCAGGACGTCGCCCAGTACGCCGAGCTGTGGCTGCGCGACGGCGGCGACCACCGCGGCGAGGAGTACACCGCCCGGTACGAGGAGTGGCTGGACGGCTTCGAGGCGGCCGGCGTGGAGGGCATCGGCTTCGGCTGGATCACCCTGCGGGCCTCCGGCGCGGCCGAGCCCGTGGTGCGGATCGAGGAGTGGCCGCACCCGGTCGAGCAGCCGCTCGGCCCGCACATCGAGGAGTGGTTCGCCCGGCAGGACTTCCTGCGCGCCCACGACGACGCCGGGCTGCTGGCCGCCCGCTACCTGCTTGCCGACGAGGTGGTCCAGGAGCAGATCGGCGACCCGGGCTCGGAGGACCCGGAGCACGTGGTGCTCCGGCACAACCGGGGCATGCGGCGGGCCACCAAGGTGGACACGGTCGGCGCGGGCTTCGTCGGCGTCTGCGACGGCACCCTCGCGGCCGGGGAGATCGTCGACGCGATCGCCCAACTGCTCGGCGAGGACCGGGCGGCGCTGCGCGAGCGGGTGCCCGAGTCGCTGCGGCTGCTCACCGAGCAGGGGTTCGTCGAGCCGGTGCGCTGA
- a CDS encoding DEAD/DEAH box helicase, with the protein MPPRHHQPEALLTALSTERGRSERLTHTEHLPAREARYAPWPEGIRQEVVAAASGLGVVLPWAHQAEAMDLAASGRTTVIATGTASGKSLGYLAPLLSDLLTGTEARNGRGATALYLAPTKALAADQRRRAAELVPDRVRVALYDGDTPPQEREWVRQYASYVLTNPDMLHRGILPAHPRWSSFLKALRYVVVDECHTYRGVFGSHVAQVLRRLRRLCARYGSEPTFLLASATTAEPAVTAERLTGLPATAVTEDHSPRGPLVFALWEPPLTENTGEHGAPVRRSATAEAGYLLTDLVHGGTRTVAFVRSRRAAELVALQAQEQLGQPLAARVAAYRGGYLAEERRALERDLHTGRLLGLASTSALELGVDVSGLDAVLLAGYPGTRASLWQQAGRAGREGQGALAVLIARDDPLDTYLVHHPEALFATPVEATVLDPDNPHVLAPHLCAAAAELPLTDADLELFGPSTAPLLPVLERRGLLRRRSDGSWYWTRRERAADGVDLRGSGGSPVQIVEADTGRLLGTVDAEAAHTTVHTGAVHLHQGRTYLVREFDLESSVALVSPANPPYTTSARDVTSISILSTDTTEEWGEARLGYGSVEVTNQVVGYLRKRISTGEVLGESKLDLPPRTLRTRAVWWTVTEDQLLDALVPFDQLPGAAHAAEHASIGLLPLFATCDRWDIGGVSVPLHPDTGLPTVFVYDGHSGGAGFAERGFRRAVEWLTATRDAIAACECERGCPSCVQSPKCGNGNEPLDKAAAIRLLTTLLAGAPAAATGEEPTGSG; encoded by the coding sequence ATGCCGCCCCGTCACCACCAGCCCGAGGCCCTGCTCACCGCCCTTTCCACCGAGCGCGGCAGGTCGGAGCGCCTCACCCATACGGAGCACCTGCCCGCCCGCGAGGCCCGGTATGCGCCTTGGCCGGAAGGAATCCGTCAGGAGGTCGTCGCGGCGGCCTCCGGGCTCGGCGTGGTGCTGCCCTGGGCGCACCAGGCGGAGGCGATGGACCTGGCCGCCTCCGGGCGGACCACGGTGATCGCCACCGGCACCGCCTCGGGCAAGTCGCTGGGCTACCTGGCCCCGCTGCTGAGCGACCTGCTGACCGGCACCGAGGCCCGCAATGGGCGGGGCGCGACCGCGCTGTACCTGGCCCCGACCAAGGCGCTGGCCGCCGACCAGCGCCGGCGCGCCGCCGAACTCGTCCCCGACCGCGTCCGGGTCGCGCTGTACGACGGCGACACCCCGCCGCAGGAACGCGAGTGGGTCCGCCAGTACGCGTCCTACGTGCTGACCAACCCGGACATGCTGCACCGCGGCATCCTCCCCGCCCACCCGCGCTGGTCCTCCTTCCTGAAGGCGCTGCGGTACGTCGTGGTCGACGAGTGCCACACCTACCGCGGCGTGTTCGGCTCGCACGTCGCCCAGGTGCTGCGCCGGCTGCGGCGGCTGTGCGCCCGCTACGGCTCGGAGCCGACCTTCCTGCTGGCCTCCGCGACCACCGCCGAACCGGCCGTCACCGCCGAGCGGCTCACCGGCCTGCCCGCCACCGCCGTGACCGAGGACCACTCGCCGCGCGGCCCGCTGGTGTTCGCGCTCTGGGAGCCGCCGCTGACCGAGAACACCGGCGAGCACGGCGCGCCCGTCCGCCGCAGCGCCACCGCCGAGGCCGGCTACCTGCTCACCGACCTGGTGCACGGCGGCACCCGGACGGTGGCCTTCGTCCGCTCCCGGCGGGCCGCCGAACTGGTCGCGCTGCAGGCGCAGGAGCAGCTCGGCCAGCCGCTCGCCGCCCGGGTCGCCGCCTACCGCGGCGGCTACCTGGCCGAGGAGCGCCGCGCCCTGGAGCGCGACCTGCACACCGGCCGGCTGCTCGGCCTCGCCTCCACCTCCGCCCTCGAACTCGGCGTGGACGTCTCCGGCCTGGACGCCGTCCTGCTGGCCGGCTACCCCGGCACCCGGGCCTCGCTGTGGCAGCAGGCCGGGCGGGCGGGCCGGGAGGGCCAGGGCGCGCTGGCGGTGCTGATCGCCCGGGACGACCCGCTGGACACCTACCTGGTCCACCACCCCGAGGCGCTGTTCGCCACCCCGGTGGAGGCCACCGTCCTCGACCCGGACAATCCGCACGTGCTGGCCCCGCACCTGTGCGCGGCCGCCGCCGAACTCCCGCTCACCGACGCCGACCTGGAGCTGTTCGGCCCGTCCACCGCGCCGCTGCTGCCGGTGCTGGAGCGGCGCGGCCTGCTCCGGCGGCGCTCGGACGGCTCCTGGTACTGGACCCGCCGCGAGCGCGCCGCCGACGGCGTCGACCTGCGCGGCAGCGGCGGCAGCCCCGTGCAGATCGTCGAGGCCGACACCGGACGGCTGCTGGGCACGGTGGACGCCGAGGCCGCGCACACCACCGTGCACACCGGGGCCGTCCACCTGCACCAGGGCCGCACCTACCTGGTCCGCGAGTTCGACCTGGAGTCCTCGGTAGCCCTGGTCTCCCCCGCGAACCCGCCGTACACCACCTCCGCCCGGGACGTCACCTCCATCTCGATCCTGTCCACCGACACCACCGAGGAGTGGGGCGAGGCCCGGCTCGGCTACGGCTCGGTGGAGGTCACCAACCAGGTCGTCGGCTACTTGCGCAAGCGGATCTCCACCGGGGAGGTCCTCGGCGAGAGCAAGCTCGACCTGCCGCCCCGCACGCTGCGCACCCGCGCCGTCTGGTGGACCGTCACCGAGGACCAACTCCTGGACGCGCTCGTCCCGTTCGACCAGCTCCCCGGCGCGGCCCACGCCGCCGAGCACGCCTCCATCGGCCTCCTCCCGCTGTTCGCCACCTGCGACCGCTGGGACATCGGCGGCGTCTCGGTGCCCCTGCACCCCGACACCGGCCTGCCGACCGTCTTCGTGTACGACGGTCACTCCGGCGGCGCGGGTTTCGCCGAACGCGGCTTCCGGCGCGCCGTGGAGTGGCTGACCGCCACCCGGGACGCCATCGCCGCCTGCGAGTGCGAGCGCGGCTGCCCGTCGTGCGTGCAGTCCCCGAAGTGCGGCAACGGCAACGAGCCGCTCGACAAGGCCGCCGCGATCCGCCTCCTCACCACCCTGCTGGCCGGCGCCCCGGCCGCAGCCACCGGGGAAGAGCCGACCGGGTCCGGCTGA
- a CDS encoding small secreted protein, whose protein sequence is MTVPALGVLFALAAVGCSADDSSAKLDGWAKSVCDAAKDPVAQSRTALADTADVKDGEAPVDLQKRLSADLASLATTNQQLADAVQKAGVPKIDNGAKVQQDAVNELKQVAQGYLDAQKKLDGLASADQAKFADGLRSVGDQVQQLSQVSTSALAALQSGGLGEAMKKQPGCKAGTAGTGAASASPSAGATDGAGATGGAGAGSPGASADPAASGSPSGAATDPGSPSPGKS, encoded by the coding sequence GTGACCGTTCCCGCGCTCGGCGTGCTGTTCGCGCTGGCCGCGGTCGGCTGCTCCGCCGACGACTCGTCGGCGAAACTCGACGGCTGGGCTAAGAGCGTCTGCGACGCCGCGAAGGACCCGGTCGCGCAGTCCAGGACGGCCCTCGCGGACACCGCGGACGTCAAGGACGGCGAGGCCCCCGTCGACCTGCAGAAGCGGCTCTCGGCCGACCTCGCCTCGCTCGCCACCACCAACCAGCAGCTGGCCGACGCGGTCCAGAAGGCCGGGGTGCCGAAGATCGACAACGGGGCGAAGGTCCAGCAGGACGCCGTCAACGAGCTGAAGCAGGTCGCGCAGGGCTACCTGGACGCGCAGAAGAAGCTCGACGGGCTGGCCAGCGCGGATCAGGCCAAGTTCGCGGACGGGCTGCGCAGCGTCGGCGACCAGGTGCAGCAGCTCTCCCAGGTGTCAACCTCCGCGCTGGCCGCCCTGCAGAGCGGCGGCCTGGGCGAGGCGATGAAGAAGCAGCCCGGCTGCAAGGCCGGCACCGCCGGAACGGGCGCGGCCTCGGCGAGCCCGTCGGCCGGTGCGACCGACGGGGCGGGCGCGACGGGCGGAGCCGGTGCCGGGAGCCCCGGCGCCTCCGCCGACCCGGCCGCCTCCGGCAGCCCGTCCGGGGCCGCCACCGACCCCGGTTCGCCCTCGCCCGGCAAGAGCTGA
- a CDS encoding DUF4244 domain-containing protein gives MKKFTGVARQTTVLLAVHGFGGWLRRRYRKVADGPPDAGMSTAEYAIGTVAACAFAAVLYKVVTSGTVSGALSEILDRALHAV, from the coding sequence ATGAAGAAGTTCACCGGCGTTGCTCGGCAGACCACCGTGCTGCTGGCCGTCCACGGGTTCGGCGGCTGGCTCCGCAGGCGGTACCGGAAGGTGGCGGACGGGCCGCCGGACGCCGGGATGAGCACCGCGGAGTACGCGATCGGCACTGTTGCGGCCTGTGCCTTCGCCGCCGTGCTCTACAAGGTGGTGACCAGCGGCACGGTCTCCGGGGCGCTGTCCGAGATCCTCGACCGGGCCCTGCATGCGGTCTGA
- a CDS encoding ATP-binding protein, with the protein MATVELRFSALPEHVRTARLVAAAVARRAGVDESVLDELRLAVGEACSRAVALHQRNGGGGAVRVALTEQEKRFLIEVADEAGPAHAAGAGAGGDPEDEDALGLAVITGLVEDVEVGNGSDGGVIRMSWPVSPVSVSV; encoded by the coding sequence ATGGCAACCGTCGAACTTCGATTCAGCGCGCTTCCCGAGCACGTGCGCACCGCCCGGCTGGTGGCCGCCGCGGTGGCCAGACGCGCGGGGGTGGACGAGTCGGTGCTCGACGAGTTGCGCCTCGCCGTCGGTGAGGCCTGCTCGCGCGCCGTGGCGCTGCACCAGCGCAACGGCGGGGGCGGCGCGGTTCGGGTGGCGCTCACCGAGCAGGAGAAGCGGTTCCTCATCGAGGTCGCCGACGAGGCCGGGCCGGCGCACGCCGCCGGTGCCGGCGCGGGCGGGGACCCGGAGGACGAGGACGCGCTCGGCCTCGCGGTGATCACCGGCCTGGTCGAGGACGTCGAGGTCGGCAACGGCTCCGACGGCGGCGTGATCCGGATGAGCTGGCCGGTCTCCCCGGTGTCCGTCTCGGTCTGA
- a CDS encoding DUF3592 domain-containing protein, whose protein sequence is METPTTLVGGAVLTVFGSALLLWCAVELRLRHRLRRRGVPATAQVVADLDAAGAMDSSPLLSYPVELSGGRAGTGAGSGSGTVHELRPVSVPDDESHYLVLARPRGSTPLRRPVRLAPGAAVQVAYDPRRPDRVVLAAHEELPSLPADLFWALLGTSALAGGLTLLAVALR, encoded by the coding sequence GTGGAGACGCCGACGACGCTGGTGGGCGGGGCGGTCCTGACGGTCTTCGGGAGCGCGCTGCTGCTGTGGTGCGCCGTGGAACTGCGTCTTCGCCACCGCCTGCGCCGGCGTGGCGTGCCCGCCACCGCGCAGGTGGTCGCCGACCTCGACGCGGCCGGTGCGATGGACAGCAGCCCGCTGCTCTCGTACCCGGTGGAGCTGTCCGGCGGCCGGGCCGGCACCGGCGCCGGGTCCGGGTCCGGTACCGTTCACGAACTGCGCCCGGTCTCCGTGCCGGACGACGAGTCGCATTATTTGGTGCTGGCCCGGCCGCGGGGCAGCACGCCGCTGCGGCGTCCGGTCCGGCTGGCTCCGGGCGCGGCCGTCCAGGTCGCCTACGACCCGCGCCGTCCGGACCGGGTGGTGCTGGCCGCCCACGAGGAACTGCCCTCGCTGCCGGCCGACCTGTTCTGGGCGCTGCTCGGCACGTCCGCGCTGGCCGGCGGGCTGACGCTGCTGGCCGTGGCGCTGCGCTGA
- a CDS encoding TadE family type IV pilus minor pilin — translation MVTAETAVGLPALVLLAAMLTWGVVAAGAQIRCVDAARVGARAAARGDADALAQATAAAPRGAKVAIDLGATTARATVEAPCPGPGRLAALLSVRLTATAVGAREDVPVDGE, via the coding sequence ATGGTCACGGCGGAGACCGCGGTCGGGCTGCCCGCCCTGGTGCTGCTGGCGGCGATGCTCACCTGGGGCGTGGTGGCGGCCGGGGCCCAGATCCGCTGCGTGGACGCGGCCCGGGTCGGGGCCCGGGCCGCCGCCCGGGGCGACGCCGATGCGCTGGCCCAGGCCACCGCAGCGGCCCCGCGCGGAGCGAAGGTCGCCATCGACCTGGGCGCCACCACCGCCCGGGCCACCGTCGAGGCCCCCTGCCCGGGGCCCGGTCGCCTCGCCGCGCTGCTGTCGGTCCGACTCACGGCCACGGCGGTGGGCGCCCGGGAGGACGTGCCGGTCGACGGCGAATGA